The window CTTAGCAGTCCTGCCTCAGCCCAGGCCTCACCCAACCACCAGGCCAACCCAGGCCCCCCAGTACTCAGCCCCCAGGCCAGCTCAGCCAGCTCTGAGGAGGACTTACTGGCCAGCTGGCAGCGGGCATTTGTGGATCGCACCCCACCACCTGCTGGTGTGGCCCAGCGCACAGCTTTCGGATGTGACATGCTCCCTGAGCTGCAGCACCATTTTGCCCTGAGCCCCACTGACGGAGATGATGAGGTTCAGGCACCTTCTTCCCCACCCAACGAAAGTGGGCTTTTGCTGCCAACAAAACCTGACTCTGGCTTTcccaaggaggaggaagaggaagagctAAACCTGCCCATCAGCCTCGAGGAGGAACGTCAGAGCTTGCTGCCTGGTGATGGTGGCATAGAGGAGGGGCCTGGCACTTCCCACACTGAGGGCAGGGCCTGGCCACTGCCCAACTCCGGCCGCCCCCAGCGCAGCCCCAAGAGGATGGGGGTGCATCACCTGCACCGCAAGGACAGCCTGACGCAGGCCCAAGAGCAGGGCAACCTGCTCAACTAGGGTCTCTGCTTGCCTTCCTGCCATTGCTGCACTGGGACTGCAAGAAAGTCCTACCCCTGCAGCTCAGGGTCCCCAGCCTAGCCCCCTCACGCTCTCCTCCAGGCCTGCACGGCTCTATTTCCTGTGTAGGTGGGGTCCAGAGGTGGGCTACTCCAGGCCTTTCATTTGTATTGTGACTGGCACCAGTCTGCCCCATGGTTTtacattcttcttggaatatttatcTTCCAAAAGTAACTTGCATCTGGGTCTCAAGAACTTTCTTTTGACCAGCCCAGTCCAGGTTGTGTTCATCTGTGGAGCTTAAGGTTTGTTGCATCAATGTTCATCCTCCAGCCAACTTTCATATCCAtgagttttgtttggtttttgcagGGAGGTGTGGTTGGGGTTATTATCCTCCAAGTTCTGAGTTTCCCCTGCTTCCCTCTCTCCCCAAATCCTCTGTGGGAGCTGTTGCCTTCAAGGGGCTCGGCAGAGCTGGCTCTGGAGGGATGAGGGAGAGGACTGACTCAGGGTCCTCCTGGctgtttccttcctccctctggaAAGGAGTGGAGGGTGGGGCCTGGCGTCTCTCCCAACCTTGGCTCTAGACTGTTACTCCCAGCATTGGGGAATTTTCACGTGAtgactattttaaaatcaaataaaactattttactgGTATTGCCTAATTTGTCTGTTAATGACCCTCTCTCCCACTCTGTTCCCCTTACTGGAGTGTTTCCAGGGGACCCTTGTTATAATTTTTCCTAATGACTTCCCCTTGTTCCCCCCTTTCTGGGCTTCCCTGCAGAGTATCAGGTAGTGGGAGAAAGTGCACCTGTAGTAACTTTGGTGGGGGTCTAGTTTCCACTTCAAGGCAGAGTCCTGGCCAGTCCAGCTCAGGAGGTGGGCTGTTTACCTTAGTTTTGATCCCCTTGGGGCTTGTGTCAGGTGTTACCCTAGAACCCCAGGTCCTAGGTGCCAAGGCCTGGGACAGTCCTGTTTGAGGGATTTGGGGCCCGTGGATGCTGCCAGGAGCTTGAGCTGCAGGTGGCACTGCCCCCTGTGGGTACCTGGTGGTAGTTCCATTTCTTCCCCTCCTGTCAGCCCCCAGTGACCACAGCCACACGCCAGGTTGTGGAGTTCATAAAATCTTTTCCGAGCCAGCGGGCTGCAGCCAGAGCTGCCAACAAGTCCAGAGGCAATGCACTGGGTTCAGGTGCCCCTCAAGGCGCTTGCCCAGTCACAGCTTCCAGAGCCTCCCACCACACCATCAGGAGCTGCCAGAGCCCCAGACACACCCCTGGGACAAGGTGCTGTGGACACAGACAAATGTAGTGATGCGCAGACGCCCAAGTGGAGGATCACATCTCTGTCTCGGCCAACAGACTGTCCCCTAGTCCTGACGTCATTAGCACCATCTGAGAGCTGGGATCTGTGGAAGGGCAGAGGAGTGCTCAGGCCACCATTTTTTCCCCCACTGTGTACCACGAATAGGTGAGAGGTGGCCTAGTATCCCACACCCTCTCTCCTTGGTCCTGAACCTCTTCCAGGCCTGGCTCTGATCAACCCTCTGGGCTCTTACCAGTGGGGCACATCCAGGAGCTGCTGCCCCTTTGGTGGACAGCAGGCTCCCGCCCTTTCTCTTGTTCCTGGGTGTCACCAGCCCCTGCTgccacctcctcttcctcctccccctcagAGAGGAGATCACAAATTTGCTGCTGCAGCTCCGGGCTAATGCTGTTCTCAGCCAACACTAGGCTCCGCAAAGCTGTGGGGTAATTTTCTACCATGTCGAGCAGAGTCTGGGGCAGGAAAGAATGTGGAACGGACACTGTTACGGCAGGTACTTGGACCCCAAGCTGCCTTAGGTATTTCTGCAGACACACTGACTAATCTCCAGCTCATCCCCTGGCCCATCCCCAAACATGATGACTTCTCACCTGAGCCGACTGGTTGGTGAGTCCTGTACCCTCCAAGTCCAGGACCTCCAGGGTACGACTGGAGGCCACTGCTACAGCCAGCATCCCTGCCACATGGTCACCTTGGGAGACAGCACAAATGCACATGTTCACTTCTGTGCCTGCTAACTCTTCCTCCAGGCCAGCTTCTCCATTGCCCTGAGAACCTCAGGTCCCACTCCCAGGCCAGGAAAAGCTGACAACTGGTGGGTGATAAGGAGGGGAGGGTTGTGATTGGCCCAAGGGTGATGCCTGGTACATAAACCTACCTGCTGGTTATCTGGTCCTCCATGCAGGGTGGCTACTTTACTACCTCCCAGAAGCCCgcccttttctttcatttcccaaGCATAGAGGTTACCATGACAGTAGGTCCTAGATTCTCTAGTAAGGGGGTAGGGTGGTGGGTTTGAAGAAAGTGTTTTGGGCCTCACCTAGGGGATTGTAGTCCAGGTTGAGGACGCGAACCTGGGAGCTGTGAGCCACAGCAATGGCAAGGCGGCTCCAACCCTTAGGAGTGATGCCGGGGTTGGCACTCAGCGTCAGTTCCTTCAAGCCTGGGCAGCAGCACAGAGAAAAGGCAGGGTGGGGAGAGTCAGGCTCTCCTCCagcccatcccccatcccatctcTGGCTGTTCCTAGTGGCTAGGAGCCGCCCACCTCAATCCTAGAGCTCCATACCTGTCTCTCATCAGCCTAGATTCCAGAGCCTCCACCCTCAATCTTTCCCTTTCCTGATTTAAAAGATCTTCTCACCCACCCTGTCAGAGATCTCAGCTCTGGGCCCTGCTGCCTTCCCTCTGTACTTAGTTTTGAATCAAGACCATGCTGGCCAAGCCCTCAGCAGGGCCTTGCTCACCAGACTTTGCCCCGTCTGGGGGGAGGAGGCCACAGATGAGGTTGATGGCTTCGTCACCGAGCATGCAGTCCCCCAGGTCCAGAGCCACAAGGGCAGGATGGAGGGCCAGGGCCGGGTTCAGCAAGGCTAGTCCAGCATCTGTCAGGGGGCTCCCATGTAAGCTGAGGGGGTGAGATGAGAGAGTGAAAGTCATTACAACCATCAGCCCTGGCTCCAGGGGGAGAGGGCACCTCCTTTCATGGGTTCCCCACCCTTTTGTGAGCcaggggggtggggagaacaCTCAGTCACAGCAGGTGAGTGAGGCTGGctagagagagggaaagaaaattccAGACTTTAAGGGAATACAGATAGAAAgggaattttgtttcttttccctgaGCAGGGGCTGGGATCCAAGACAGAACACCCAGAGGGGCAGAGAAGGTGGTGGACTGGGGTTCTCTGCTGGGCTGAATGTAGTGTCAGGAACCTAGCTTCGAGGAAGATATTCCCTTTTTGGGTTCCCGTGGTTAGATGGGGGACTTAGATGGGCACTGccttgatgggggtggggggagagtaTTCTTTCTCATGGGGGAGGGAGAACATGTGCAAAGTGCGGAGACAAAGTGCATACTTGGAGGGCATCCTGGAAGTATGGCCAGAGCGATATGTGTGCAAAAGAGGTGAGAAGGTAGGCTGGTAGATGGACAGGTACGAGAAGGTTTGCGGAGGAACAAGAGGTGTCAGGGGGAGTGAGTGGAGAGGTGCAgtgcccggggggggggggggcccttgcGAGGGGGCGCACTCACAAGAGGGACTGGATGGAGCGGTTGGTCCGCAGCGCCTCCGCCAGCTGCTTGATGCGGCTGGGGCTGGACACGACGCCCAGGTTAAGGTTGAGCTGCGCCAGAGACGTGGCCCCGGCCAGGGCCCGGCAGATGCGGCCGAAGTCGCGGTCGCAGAGGCGGCAGCCGCGCAGTGAGAGCAGACGCACGGCGTTGTCGCGCAGGCCGCGGCAGATGTCCCGCACCTCGGCACCTGACAGCGGCTCCCCGGAAATCTGGATGGAGCTGGGCAGCATCGTGCCCGCGACTGGCCCTCCTGGGCCGAGGTTTGGCGGGGCCGCGGGTGGGTCCCGGGCCGGGGCTCGGGCCGTGGACCGAACAGGGGCAGGGGCGGGGACCGAGGCGAAGGGAGAGGCGGAGAAGGGCGCCCGGGCCGGAGCCTGCGGGGTTGCGGGGGCGTCGAGGTCGCGGGCCCGGCTGAGACCCAGCGGCTCTGCGGTCGGGGAAGACAGTGCGGTCAGTGTCTGGGCGGCGGGCCCGGGCGCGTGATCCGGTGTCCCCGAAAGGCGCTGCTCCGCGCTTGTCCTAGTCCCTCGCGGCGGTAGCTCAGGGGCCTCGGTTTAAGACGCGTGGGACCGGTCCCAGCTCGGCGGCCGCAtctgctcctctctctctctggccgGGTGCCCCCTGTGGCCCCGGGGGCTCGGCCATACGACCCTCAGGGAGAGGCCAGTGCGGGCAGGCGGCGACTAGTCGCAGCTtcagctccagctccagctccagctcccCATCCGGCTCCAGCGCCGGGGCCAGCGGCCGGTTCCCACGGCAACGGCCGCGTCATGACCGCTGGCCCCGCCCCCAGCCTGGCCTAGGCATTTCGGGCCACGAGGTTCGCAGACACCGCTTGGTTTTCAGCAAGATTTGAGCTGTGGGAACGCTGCTCTGGGTGTAGGGCGGCACGACAGACATAAGGATGGTAGCCAAGCTGAGGCCTAGGACGGATAGGGAATGGGAGGGGTGATAGATGGGGAATGGCGGCACGGTACGTTTGAGACTATTATCAGATTCTTTACCCCCATTCTCCGTcgttcttcattttttaaaatccagatcCTTGGTGCTTTCACCCAGATCCGGTACACTCTTTTCCCTCGCATTTGGAAGCTCCCAGTCCCTTTAATCCGTCCCTCGCCCCGCCCACGCATGACGCGGGGCGCAGCGTACGTGGGGATTTCGACCTGTGAGGACTTCCCCGTTTGCTCGTCGCCAATAGGGTAACCTCACAGCGAAGGCTCTCAGCCGGCACGACTAGGAAGAGTCATCCAGAGCTGCCACGCACAAGGGAACCCCAAAGGGCCACCAGGGTGGGTGATCTGCAGATAGAGCCAGAGTCCTGGTGCTCCTCCTTCCCCAGATGCGTAGGGCCCTGTTGATAATCTGAGGTTAACTCTGTCCGGGTGAGATTTGGGGAGCCGAAATAAAGGGAATGGCAGCACCCGCGTCCTGGGGTGGGGAACAGTAAGATGGGTTGGACTTTGAGGAGCGAATGCTGCACAGTGTAGGCTGTGCTGTTAGAATTTCGACATCTGGTGATAGTGAGGAACTTACTTGCATAATATAGGACAAATTAAAGGCATCTCTGTTAGTCCCTTTATTAGGAAGCAAAGCTGCTTCTGAACCAGATTTACCAGAGTGAAAGAtgtcagaaaacaaacaaaaaaaatgtgtagTGAAGGGAGGTCAAAGGCCCCATTTCTTCTATTAACCACCTGAATTCACTCAAGTGGGACAGATTATAGGGGATGGAGTGGATGGTGCtatgctagtttttttttttttttaaagtaaacaagTTAGAAAGAGGAAGGACAGAGAAATGGAGCTTTGTCTCCTTTTAACCAGGGCAAAGTCAATCTTGGCTTCAAATGTGAACTCCCACAGGAAAATTATCCCCCCACCATGACCCACGTGCCTACAGGGGTTTGGTCTGGAAGTTTTTGTCTGATTGTCATTGCTCCATTGGCTTCCCAAGAGTATAGGAGAGCCCAAACTTAAGCTGGGTGTGCTGCTCCATCAGGCTTGTAGTTCTTATGTTTGAGGCCTCCCTGCTGCTCCAGGGGGGCAGGTTCCATATTCAACCCCTGCCTTCTGTATCCTCTGGTCTACTCCACCTTCACCCTACCTAggtgaggatataaagaagagaaTATGTGACATTCCTACAGTTTTCCAGACAACTGTGTATAAGAAAACAGGTGGCAGGGAGGACCACTGGAACGATAACTGCAGTTCCAgacttcattcaatattttaattacCAAACCTATATTTAGCAAGACAAAATGGGAGAgataaagaggaaggaaggggaaggtggtgaggggACCTCAGAGGAGCTGACCCACTTTCTGCAATGGCCACAGAATCCTGCAGTCCTGGTCTTGTACCTCTCAGAAGTCCCAACAGTCAGCAAGGAGGTACTTAAATAGCTACAGCTTGTGGCAGCTGCAGACCTCAAAGAGGCACATGTCACCAGCACTATCCTTTCACCGTCCTCTACTCTGCAGCATGGGGGAGAGGGGACCAATTGAGGATTTCAGGTCAGATCAATGTGACTGAAGGGTCACCACAATAGCCTTGGCTGTGGCATTGAGCACGGTGGCAGGAAGCCTAGCAACAGGGAGTGCAGCAGGGATGTCTCTGGGAACTCTCTGCATAGGGAGGATGTTGGGGCCCTCCAGTGTGTCCAGGATTCCTGAAAAGAAGGGGGATGGAAGGTGAGTGAGAGTCGGCTAGACCCAGCCTACAGGCTATTGGCCCTGCCCGAGgtacctcccccacctccccttcAGGCTCTTTTGCCACTTACCCTCTACCACCTTGTGGTAGGCAAAATGCAGATAGAGCAGGAAAAGCATGTGCAGGGCAGCCAGAGTGCCGCAGAGGAGCAGGCGCTGTGTGGGGCCCACAGTCCGTGACACTAATACTGCCACCTAGGGCCACAGGGATACAGCTCAGAGCCTGTTCCAAAGTGAAGGATTGGAGGCAAATACCCCACCCAGGGCAGAATCATCTTTGGACCCTTCTCTACCATTCAGAACCCTTTGTGGGGTTCAGCTCCAGTGCCAGCCTTTCTTTCCCAACTCCCCGGGAGGACAGCCCACCCCTGAAAACCTCTTGCCCAGCTTACCATGCGCAGGGTGGATAAACCACCCACCAGCAGCCAGAAGAGGTAAAAGAGGGCATGGAGGTGGATGTTGTAGGTGATGAACAGGACAATGCAGTGCCCAAAGAGGCCATAACCCTGGGAAGGAGGATAATGGAGAGGAAAACCACTCAGGCTGAGGTTGGCCTCTGGTCCTTCATAGGAACCCTGAGAAATAAAGGGTACAATGGCTGGCTCCTCCCATTCCAGGCTCTGTGGACCCAAAACAGATGGAGACCAAGGCCTACCTGCTCTCTTAAGGTTATCCCTGCTCACTGCCATGCCTGGCTCCTTACCAGCAGTGCCAGCATCTGGAGCATGGTGATCTGGGCGTTGCACAGGTAGGCGAGGAAATAAATGAAGGACGAGACGCCCAGCCAGTAGCCGAAGCAGGTGCCAATGGCTGTGCCCATCAGGGTGCCCTCCCGCTGTGGGGTGAAGGCTCTGCTTAGTCCAGGGAGGCCTCTGATCTCAGTCTCAACCAGGGCCTTCCTCAGGGGGTGCTCCTGCCTCACTCCACCATCCTGTCCTTGGGCAGCTTTCAGCCTAGTTCAGCCACCCCCCAAAGTCCTCTGTCCTTACGATAATTGTGTCAGATGTCTTCATTCCATGGAGGAGGATAGCAACCAGCGTGAAGACCAGCATAAGAGGTCCATAGAGTTCACCTGCGATTTTCTGTCAATACAGCAGCAACTCATTCAGGATGGAGGGTACCATGGCTATCCCGTTTATGGCTTCCCAGGCTTTGCCTGGTGGCCTTACCCTCTGCCCTGGTGCCTCCCCTGTTTCTCAGACATGCCATCTCTTATTCACCTGGGGGAAGCTGACCATCTTGATAGGGATCATGGACTCCAAAAGcctgggagagaagagaggagacatAAAAGCAGAGGCAGAACTGAGTTGTGAGGTTCTGGAAGGGAAGTCCTGAGTCTTACCTAAAGGATATGCTGGATGATAGGAGGAGAGTGTAGTAAAGACAGACAGGGAATGGGAAAATCACCTCCTTGCCCTTTAAAATATTCCCAGGAAGGACAACCTCTGATACTGTGCTGACTGAAGCAGTTGCAATATGGAGAACTCAGCCCAGATGGGCTTTGGGAGAGGGCCTGACAATTTAGCTATTTGACCTATTCCCCTTATCAGACAAACAGGCCTTAACAGAGAATACCCAGAATTCAGGGCTGCATTAGTGAAGCCCTGGGAAAGGAAAGGTGTAACTTAGGAAACCAGCATGCATCCTGCCTCCTCTTGCTTGCTATTTCTTTAGCACGATTGAACATTTTCTTGAAAGCTACATTAGAAGTGGTAAGGAAACTCcaggcagaaagaataaaagtACAAGATACTTCCCCACTCTCTTCTTAAGTGGTTAGCCCCTAATAATACTTTGGATTTTAGTTAGATTTACTTTCTCTGGAAAACCTGCCCTGGCTCATCCCCCAGCCCACCCTGGGTCAGGTTTTCCTCCTGAAAACCTGGTTTCCTAAGTTACACCTTTCCTTTCCCAGGGCTTCACTAATGCAGCCCTGAATTCTGGGTATTCTCTGTTAAGGCAGGTGTCCCACACGGCTGCCTATTTTCACTACACTTGAGGGCAAGGCTCCCATCTACCTTCACCACCGACTTAGGCACAGCTAGtatggtgcctggcacagagaaaaTGTTCAGTAGACATTTGCTGAGTGGTCTGGGTATCTGATAAGCATTGGTTaagtaaaaatatgaacaaagaacCAAATCAAGATTAAATTCAGTTCTTTAATAGTCATTCAGCTGCTATGCAATGATATTCCAGTTCAGAGACTATTCTGGCGCtgggaataaaaagataaacaagacAGAGTCTGCTCTGGAGGGATTGGGTTCTCTGGGTAGACAAACCGAGGAATAAGAAATACACAATGCTGAAGTGCTGTCACATAGAGAAAACTGCAAAATGCTCTAGGAgcaaaaaaaccaaccaaccaaacaaacaacaaaggggcaggccatggtggctcagcaggcagagttctcgcctgctttgccagagacctgggttcgattcccggtgcctgcccgtgcaaaacaaaacaaaacaaaacaaaataaacaaacaaaaaatgctctAGGGGTACCAGGAGAGAATAAACTGGAGTTGGGGGTTAAGGAATAGGGAACAAAGGAAGTGACACTTGAGCTAGGTTTTGAGGAAGATGAGAAGTCGGCTAgatggagaaaaggaggaagataaTATGATATCACCATGTTGTATTGAACGGCTGGTGAGAGGTATGGTGTGGCTGGGATACAAAGTGCAATGATGCAGGGTTGTGGGGTCACGAGGGTAGGGAGCCTGACAGCTCGATATATGGGTGTAGGTTGGATGAAGGACCAGGTTAGGAGAGCAACTCTGTTAGAAGGATCCTTACCTGCTTCGCACCTGGGCAGGCTCCACATCAAAGTAGGGTCTCAGGATGTCAATGTTGGCGTACAAACTGAAGGCCCTGGAGGCTTGTCTCTTCCCTGCCTGCCACATCTAAAGCAACGAAGATgaagggtggggttggggggatgGGTACCGTGAGACTCTTGGCTCTAGGCCCTGTTACCTGTTTTCTGTTGGATTTCTACATGGTTCTACCTGGGGTAGACCTCACCAATGCCGACTCCAGAGCCCTGGCCCTGCCTAGATATACTGTTCCACCTGTTTGGGATCCAGTCTTGCTTACCTGATCAGCCACTTGCCGGCTCAGTTGTCCCTTAAAACCCTTCATGCCCAAGAATTCCCCATCCTCTTCTTCAGCAGCTGCTGCATCAGCATCTACCTCTTCCTCACGCAGACGCTGATGCAGCTCACCCATATCCTCAAAGCTGGAGCCTGAAGTGTCATCCATGTTCTCCATGTCAATCACAGCTGAGCCCCCACCCTGTGAAGACAATGGCTCCTAGAATGAATGGCCTTTCTGCTCATCCATTAAGTCCTCCTCTCTCATCCCAAAGTTTGGGGCTCTGTTCTTCCACTGCTGGGGCTATGGCTTTGAATTACTACAGATCACGCCACTTCACTGCTTCCCCTTCATTTGCTCTCAGAATGCCTGGTTCCTAGCTTTGGCTCTCTTTTCTAGCCTAGGAAACCTACCAGCTGTCTTCCATTCAAACCTTTCTCCTGCTTTCGGTATGAAACCCTCAAAGGCTCAAGACAAAACTGCACACACTATGCTTTCGGCCAGTGACAGTAATtcctgcccctcccccgcagTGTCTGACTCCGGCCCACTTCCTAACTTGTCTCAAAAGCGTTAGTACGCTCTTCCTAACGCCTGAGGTGGGTTAGAGACCCGAAGCCTTCCGGCTGGAGTATCTGTCTGGACCTTTCAAGACAGCACTAACCCCTCCGACTGTCTCGCCCAAGACCCACTGGAGAGAAAAAGTGTTGCAAATGGCGCAGGAGATAAAAAGGTTAGGAGCGGTTTTCCAGGCCCTGAAGGAGAGTCCTCAGGGCACTACAGGGTGGCTGCCGGCGCtagggctgctggcatccagagcTTTGGTCCATTACCTGGATGTTTTCTTCGAACCCTCCCCATTCCGGGCCAGTCCCGTTTCGGGCGCCGTTGACAGGCGCCGCTGTAGCTGCCATGTGTCTTGTGGGCTCCCGTCGCTGAAGCCCGCGCTAGCCCCGCGCCCGGAGGAGCGGGCGAAATATGGGTCCGAGGGAGGGAGATGTCAAGAAGCAACGAGAGACAGGACTAGCCGGAACGCAAAAAAGGGAGAAGCCCGGATGTTTGGCCAAATCAGACTCCCGGAAGCTAGGGACGTGGACGGAATAGGATCAGAATCTCGCGATATCTAAACCTCCAGTTGGTGGCTCGTTGTCACGGAGACGGCAAGGCTAGTAGGACGCACGCGCCAATTTACTGTCTTAGTCACGTGGTGGGTTTGAAGATGGCGGCGTCCCAGAGGGTAGAAGAAATGCGAAACCGCGTGGTTCTGGGGGAGTTCGGAGTTCGAAATGTAAGTCCTGTGGCTTTAGGCTCGGGAGGGGAGAGGGGATCAGAATAGGGATGAGTTGGTGTCGGGGATGCCTTTGGCCTCGCAGACCCTTCTCGGACAGGCTCGCCTCTCTTTGCTCTAGGTTCATACTACCGACTTCCCCGGTAACTACTCTGGTTACGATGACGCCTGGGACCAGGACAGCTTCGAGAGGGTGAGAGAGGAGTGGGAAAGtacagggagggagagggatcTGATTAGGAGGTGGTTGGGGCTGTAGGTGTCCGGAGAGGGTGTGAAGGCCGGACGGTGTGAGCTAAGCCTCAGAAGTTGTCCTTGGGGCTAGAGCCAAAACGTTCATAAAACGTTTACTGAGCGTGTTTCCATCCCACCAGTGCTAGGTGCTGCGTGTACAAGGCTGAATCAGgcgcatgttttttttttgccctgttCTGTGAACAAGAAGTTGGGGAAGAGCGCGCATAAAACAAATGATTCCAGTATTGTGTGACAGTGGCGGTTGATAGCGATAAACATGGGATGGGGATTGGGTATCCTATAGAAGGACCTAATCTGGACTGGGAATGGGGACGAGGTATGAAGAGTGCCTGGAGGAGATGCATCTCAATTCAATCTTCAATGATAAGTACAAGTTGTGAACATTGACGAGAGAGGAGGTACTAATAACAGAAGCTAAATTTTGAGGTGTCTCGGCATTGTCCAAGCAGTTCAATATTGCTGTGATGTAAGGTGGGCTGGCACGAGTGATAGGCAGGACTGGAGTAAGTCTTAGGCATTGCAGGTAATAgcttttgaataatttttatacagataacatcAGATTTGCAACTCACATGATTGGGAGAGAATTTGAGCAGGATGATATGGGTCAGGCAGACCTGTTGGAAGAGTTGAAAATGAAGGCATGGACTAAAACTGTGTCCATGGAAATAGAGGAAAGGGAGGATAGAAGGTAAAATTTGGGATTGATTTGATATGTGCGGTGAGGGAGGGGGAGTGTAAAATAACCTAGTTTGAAGAACTGCTTGGATGGTGGGTGTCCTCTAAGAAGAAATGGGTCTGGGGAAGGAATGATGATGCATTCATTTTCCTGCATGTGGCAATGTCTAGCAGGctagaagaatatatatttgaaatgagaTCAGAAAGTAGAGTTGATTAAAACCATGAGTGTGGGGTTGAGGTACATGGGAGACAAGAACCTGGGAAATAGTAACATAGGGGAAAGTAGAAGATAGTGAATTTAGTAAAAATcatcagagaaggaagagaatcaAAGTTTCAAAAAGAAGGAATTTTATCAATAATGGCAAATGCAGCAGAGTCCAGTAAGGTAAAGCTTGAGTGGTGTCGACTGGAATAAGCAGTGTGGAAGTTCCAGTTCCATAAAAGAATGGCTTCTGTGAGATGATCTGGCTAGAAACCAGATTGCCGAAGGTTTTGAATAGATAAAAACAgaatttccaagaaaaaaagaaaggattcgGGAGAAAGGGACATGTAATGAGGGACATTTGGGCAAAGGGGAGGTTCCTGGATGAGAAGGTATTCATACTTTGAGAGAAATATCCAGAggggagatgtagagagaaaTTGACCATACAGATAGCTGGCATCAGTTTTTCTTGCCCCTCTAGAATTTCCGTGTGGATGTGGTACAGATGGATGAAAACTCATTGGAATTTGACATGGTGGGGATTGACGCAGCCATTGCCAATGCATTTCGACGCATTCTGTTAGCTGAGGTATTGATGGGAAGGTGGCATTTGGGGGGTTGTGTGGGGAACCATGCCATCACCTCCCTTGTTGAATATATGCATCTCAAGCTGCAGCCACTCCTTGTTTTTCTTGTAGTTTTGCTGGGCATTCCTCTTGCCCATTCCTTGTAAACTGCTCATCAGACATTCTTTCAGAAGAGTTCTTTTCCTATGAGGAGGCAGGGATTGGGTGGGGAGTCTCTTGAGTGTTTGCAGATGGGTGATACTATTTCCTTGGGCAGGTACCAACCATGGCTATAGAAAAGGTCCTGGTGTACAACAACACATCCATTGTCCAGGATGAGATCCTTGCCCATCGTCTAGGGCTCATTCCCATTCATGCTGATCCCCGTCTTTTTGAATATCGGAACCAAGGTGAGGGTCTGGGAAAATAAAGTTTTGGAAACAGGGGAAGTAACTCTTTATTGAAGTTGATTTTGTAATCAAGATTGCC is drawn from Tamandua tetradactyla isolate mTamTet1 chromosome 5, mTamTet1.pri, whole genome shotgun sequence and contains these coding sequences:
- the LRRC73 gene encoding leucine-rich repeat-containing protein 73 — protein: MLPSSIQISGEPLSGAEVRDICRGLRDNAVRLLSLRGCRLCDRDFGRICRALAGATSLAQLNLNLGVVSSPSRIKQLAEALRTNRSIQSLFLHGSPLTDAGLALLNPALALHPALVALDLGDCMLGDEAINLICGLLPPDGAKSGLKELTLSANPGITPKGWSRLAIAVAHSSQVRVLNLDYNPLGDHVAGMLAVAVASSRTLEVLDLEGTGLTNQSAQTLLDMVENYPTALRSLVLAENSISPELQQQICDLLSEGEEEEEVAAGAGDTQEQEKGREPAVHQRGSSSWMCPTDPSSQMVLMTSGLGDSLLAETEM
- the YIPF3 gene encoding protein YIPF3, with the protein product MAATAAPVNGARNGTGPEWGGFEENIQGGGSAVIDMENMDDTSGSSFEDMGELHQRLREEEVDADAAAAEEEDGEFLGMKGFKGQLSRQVADQMWQAGKRQASRAFSLYANIDILRPYFDVEPAQVRSRLLESMIPIKMVSFPQKIAGELYGPLMLVFTLVAILLHGMKTSDTIIREGTLMGTAIGTCFGYWLGVSSFIYFLAYLCNAQITMLQMLALLGYGLFGHCIVLFITYNIHLHALFYLFWLLVGGLSTLRMVAVLVSRTVGPTQRLLLCGTLAALHMLFLLYLHFAYHKVVEGILDTLEGPNILPMQRVPRDIPAALPVARLPATVLNATAKAIVVTLQSH